The following are encoded together in the Acidobacteriota bacterium genome:
- a CDS encoding c-type cytochrome — translation MLLLFVVFATSAAAEEPENLYTSAVDVRMGQRQFQSKCTSCHGVDAAGGEEADGPDLTTGRFRHASTDAGLFRVIRDGIEGTSMRGLRRARDQVIWQLVTYLRTLSGAVDLASLPGSPEAGLAVFERLDCGRCHMVRGRGGRLGPDLSRVGERRDPDELAEDLATPDAEVLPRWWTVRVTHADGTVVEGLRMGEDTFNLRIMDGEERLLAFAKATVRSAERILESTMPAETLSDAERDDLVAYLSSLRGSDS, via the coding sequence GTGCTGCTGCTATTCGTGGTGTTCGCGACGAGTGCTGCTGCTGAAGAACCGGAGAACCTGTACACGAGTGCGGTCGACGTGCGGATGGGGCAGCGGCAGTTCCAGTCGAAGTGCACGAGCTGTCATGGGGTGGACGCAGCCGGAGGGGAGGAGGCGGACGGGCCGGACCTGACGACAGGCCGCTTCCGGCACGCTTCGACGGATGCCGGGCTCTTTCGGGTCATCCGGGACGGCATCGAGGGCACTTCGATGCGCGGGCTGCGGCGTGCCAGGGATCAGGTGATCTGGCAGTTGGTGACCTATCTCCGCACGCTCTCCGGGGCCGTTGACCTGGCGTCGCTGCCGGGTTCGCCTGAGGCGGGCCTGGCGGTCTTCGAACGGCTGGACTGCGGGCGTTGCCACATGGTGCGTGGCCGGGGAGGACGGCTCGGGCCGGACCTGTCGCGGGTCGGGGAGCGCCGCGATCCGGACGAGCTGGCGGAGGACCTGGCCACGCCGGATGCGGAGGTCTTGCCGCGTTGGTGGACAGTGCGCGTCACCCACGCCGACGGCACGGTGGTCGAAGGGCTGAGGATGGGCGAGGACACGTTCAACCTGCGGATCATGGACGGGGAGGAGAGGTTGCTGGCTTTCGCCAAGGCGACGGTGCGGTCGGCGGAACGGATCCTCGAATCGACGATGCCCGCCGAGACGCTCTCGGACGCGGAGCGAGACGACCTGGTCGCCTATCTCTCTTCGTTGCGGGGGAGCGACTCGTGA